One segment of Belonocnema kinseyi isolate 2016_QV_RU_SX_M_011 chromosome 7, B_treatae_v1, whole genome shotgun sequence DNA contains the following:
- the LOC117177330 gene encoding glutamate receptor-interacting protein 2-like: protein MAKMFSSLRLATMRSHKNRARPGSVATSASSDSTRTEDISSQQYYPSVFLALEEVENNGPSPTSMSSKVAQVRIEREGGSLGVTLRGGVARALVVTSVKSDGPAAREGRVRPGDRLLAVDDTELRGLSLADAQRALRRSSDAPVASLTIEYDVANMDEARAATSGPLLVQLERGPSGELGLTVIETQSGVYIESLRPASTADRCGALQPGDRLLAVDDTPIQDAISAAKLLRNTSENCRIAMLQILPRPPSTSTRTIKRRAQPQAQKNTNQTLYTKESLTIVLRPDHRGLGLALKLSEDRFNYIVDLLEPGGPAERSGVLLPGDKVIAINRRILRELPPSEIAIMLESSQVELVTEYRVGGPVVPSSGVFTVRVARPSGCQPDLGLTVNEDLVIAEVRRGSLAYRTGSLSPGDRLLAIDGQKLDPGDLREAAQLLHRPGNSVVGLTVRKPDLASDTRESSIAGDSIQQYPNGVLRSARESLPSVDSAVDSWGEIGEVCGPEILRLWDTASIDSGQLELPMPPYQSSSPQERSSSETRNQQVVHVCLHKDPVYEDFGFSVSDGLYERGVYINRLRPGGPCDGILRPYDRILRVNDSSTEDCDCCLAVPLIAAAGSRLDLTVARPLSSENATKTL from the exons ATGGCAAAGATGTTCAGCTCGTTGCGCCTGGCGACGATGCGTTCGCATAAGAATCGGGCGAGACCGGGTAGTGTCGCAACTTCTGCGAGTTCGGATTCAACCCGAACGGAGGATATTTCTAGTCAGCAGTACTACCCTTCGGTTTTTCTTGCTCTGGAGGAAGTGGAAAATAATGGACCATCCCCGACTAGCATGTCGTCAAAAGTGGCGCAGGTGAGGATCGAGAGAGAAGGTGGTAGTCTGGGTGTCACTCTGAGAGGTGGAGTTGCGAGGGCTTTGGTGGTGACGAGTGTCAAATCTGATGGACCTGCAGCTAGAGAAGGTAGGGTTCGACCTGGTGACAGGTTATTGGCTGTTGATGACACAGAATTGAGAGGACTCAGCCTAGCTGATGCACAACGAGCGCTTAGGAGAAGTTCTGATGCTCCAGTTGCATCCCTTACTATTGAGTACGATGTTGCTAATATGGATGAAGCTCGAGCTGCAACTTCTGGACCCCTTCTGGTGCAACTAGAACGGGGGCCTTctg GGGAACTGGGTCTAACAGTAATAGAAACACAAAGTGGTGTCTACATCGAAAGTCTTCGTCCAGCAAGTACAGCAGATCGCTGTGGTGCCCTTCAACCAGGAGATCGACTCTTAGCAGTTGACGATACTCCAATCCAGGACGCCATCAGTGCAGCAAAACTTCTGAGAAACACTTCAGAAAATTGTCGAATCGCGATGCTTCAAATCTTGCCAAGGCCTCCAAGTACTTCCACGAGGACAATTAAAAGAAGAGCTCAACCTCAAGCTCAGAAGAACACGAATCAAACTCTCTACACTAAAGAAAGTTTGACCATCGTCCTCAGACCAGATCACCGAGGTCTTGGTCTCGCTCTAAAACTTTCAGAGGATCGTTTTAATTACATTGTTGACCTACTCGAACCCGGTGGACCAGCAGAGAGAAGTGGAGTTCTTCTTCCAGGGGATAAAGTCATCGCCATAAATCGAAGAATTCTGAGGGAACTTCCACCAAGTGAAATTGCTATTATGCTCGAATCTTCCCAG GTTGAATTGGTGACCGAGTACAGAGTTGGTGGACCAGTAGTTCCCAGTTCTGGAGTATTCACAGTAAGGGTGGCTAGACCTTCTGGATGTCAACCAGATTTGGGACTCACAGTAAACGAAGACTTGGTAATCGCAGAAGTTCGGAGAGGATCATTAGCTTATAGAACTGGAAGCTTATCTCCTGGGGATCGTCTTCTGGCAATCGATGGTCAAAAGTTGGACCCAGGTGACCTCAGAGAAGCAGCACAATTGCTACACCGACCTGGAAATTCTGTCGTTGGTCTCACCGTTAGAAAACCAGACCTTGCATCAGACACAAG GGAATCAAGCATAGCCGGTGATTCAATACAACAATACCCAAATGGAGTTTTGCGATCGGCAAGAGAAAGTTTACCCAGTGTCGATAGCGCAGTGGATTCCTGGGGAGAAATTGGAGAAGTCTGCGGACCAGAAATCCTGAGACTTTGGGACACAGCTTCCATTGACAGTGGACAACTAGAGTTGCCCATGCCGCCCTATCAAAg ttccaGTCCTCAAGAACGCAGCAGTTCTGAAACAAGAAATCAGCAAGTTGTCCACGTTTGTCTGCACAAAGATCCGGTTTACGAAGACTTTGGATTTTCAGTTTCGGACGGATTGTACGAACGGGGAGTGTACATAAATCGACTAAGGCCAGGTGGACCCTGTGACGGAATCTTAAGGCCCTACGACCGAATTCTGAGAGTCAACGATTCCAGCACCGAAGACTGCGACTGTTGCCTCGCAGTTCCTCTTATCGCAGCAGCTGGTTCTCGTCTGGATCTTACAGTTGCGAGGCCTTTATCATCAGAAAATGCAACGAAGACtctataa